In Canis lupus familiaris isolate Mischka breed German Shepherd unplaced genomic scaffold, alternate assembly UU_Cfam_GSD_1.0 chrUn_S1748H1944, whole genome shotgun sequence, the DNA window catcccatctttcaggcttttatgaagaaattgacaagctgaccTTAACATTCTAATGGATATGCAAAAGATGTAAAATAGACaaacaagtttgaaaaagaaaacattgaaggACATATACTACCTGACTTccagacttattataaagctacaataatccaAAGAGTGTGCTACtggtataaaaatagacaaacagatcACACCCATACAAACGGACAACTGATTTTAGACAAAGGTATAAaagtaattcaatggagaaaggatggctttttcaacaaatggtgctggaaaaactagatatttatatgcaaaagaaaaaaaaagaactttgatccACACCTCATATtatgtacaaaaattaaatttaaaggcCTTAATGTAAAACCTAACATTtgaaaacttttaggaaaaaaacactgGAGAAAATCTTTCTGATACTGGGTTTGGCAAAGCTTTATGAGATACAacactataaagaaaaaattaacaagttggacttcattaaaattgagGACATTTGCTCTTTGGAAGATATACTGATTGGAGAATGAAATGACAAGACACAACCAGAAGATCATATTTACAAGCCATATATCTAATAGATTACGTaagccaaaaatatatataaaagagctcttacaactcagtaaagaaatcaaacaacccaataaaaaaaaaactgggtgaaagatctaatagacatatatgatatataaatggcaaataaacatatgaaaaatgcattcaagaaatgcaaattaaaacccagTGAGATATTAGtacacacacctattagaatgtctaaaattagaGGACTGACCATACCAGTTATTGACGAATATACAGAAGAACTGGAAGTCTCATACATTGCCAGTGTGTATGTAAAATATTACCACCGCTTTGGAAAGCAGTTTACCCATTGCTTAAAAAGTTAAGCATGCAACCATATGATCTTGCTGTTTATTCCTAGATTTTaccccaagagaaatgaaagcatatgatCTGTGGAGATATAcacctggaaaataaaatgttaaaaatatgagaccttaaattttaaagatatgtacaatgttttgaaaataaaagaatatttgcagGTGggtgacagaaaagaaaatcagaggatCAATCTCAGAAGCCCAACACCCAACTAGTACGCTtcaaagagaacagagaagaagGAATGATTAAAGATGTGAtaccaaaaaaagtatttttctagttttgaagGACATATGTCATcattaatgaaaaacaaacaaaaccagcacCAACCATATCATCATTAAAATTACAGAACATCTGGAATAAGAGATCCTAAAGGCTTTGTTAGATGGGAAAAGTCAAAACAGGCCACGTAGGAAAAAAATGCCTctaaaattctaagtaaaaattgtttttgaactATCATTATAGAAACaataacagagagaaaaataaagatattttcatatgctaaccctcaatttttttccctgttataTGCCTCTTTTACTCAGGAAGCTCCACCAAAATGATGGGATATaccaacaaaaggaaaactaaatgGAAGGgaacttcaacataataaagaccatatatgaaaagcctacagcaaatatcacaTTCAGTGGTGAAAGCCTGAAAGCTTTCCCccaatatcaggaataaataTGGAGATAGTGTTCACTGCTTCTATTCAGTGCAAAATCCTAAAAGGTCTAGCCATAgtaattagacaagaaaaagaaatctaagcgGCACCCGGGCAGGctaggaagcctgcctctccctctccctctgcctgctactccccctgcttctgctcgctcgctctttctctctctctgttaaataaataaaatcttaaaaaaagaaaagaaaaatttaaaaacacgcaaattgaaaagaagtaaaactatttgcagatgacatgatcttttaTGTAGAAAGacctaaagattaaaaaaaaactgagttaataaatgaattcagtaaagttgcaggatgtgATTTTGAATTTCACATTCAAAAGCCAGATCTGAtttcaacactaaaaaaaaaaaaaacagttccatTTCTCCTCATTAGCAGTGaacaatcaaaaaggaaattaaggaaacaattccattcaatagcatccaaaagaatataatgcttagaaataaatttaaccaaggaggcaaaagaagacactgaaaactataaaacactgctgataaaaaaagttaaaggaaacaaaaacaaatggaaagacaccccatgttcatggattggaagaaataatattgttaagaCAACAATGTtacacaaagcaatctataaattcaatgtaatcccaatcaaaagCCTAATGATGTTTTTTTGCAAAAATGGTAAAACCAAACCTAAAAGTCAAGGGAACCTAAATAGCTAAagcagtctttaaaaaacaagaacaaagtttGAGGAGTCAtacttctcaatttcaaaactaACACAAAGAtagagtaatcaaaatagtatgggaCTTGTATAAGGGcagacaaaaaataatagaataaagagtccaaaaataaacctcTACATCTATGgcaaattgattttcaacaaggatacCAAGAactttcaatggggaaagaacaatctcttcaacaaatggtgcccgGAAAAccggatatccacatgcaaaaagaattaaattgcaCATTACTTTACTTACACCCTAtacaaaacttaactcaaaatgaatcaaagacttaCAGAGATAACACCATGACATTATTAGATGAAAACAGGGCAAATCTTCATTACCTTGGctttggcaatggtttcttatgATACCAAAAATATAGgcaagaaaaaatgtatttgttggactttatcaaaattaaaaatgtttgtgcatTAAAGAACACTATCAAGATGAGTGAAGACaacacacagaatgggagaaaatatctgcaaatattctatctgataagggattaatagtcacaatatataaagaattcctacaactcaacaacaaaagactacccattttttaatgggaaaaggacttgaatagacatttcttaaaataaatatacaaattcccAATAATATGGAAATATGCTAAACATTActattagggaaatggaaatccaAACTATAATGGAATACCATACTTCATACTTACTAGgatatctataataaaaaaacacacaatcacacacagaaaataacaagtattggtggtAATGTGGAGAAGCTGGAATCCTTCTACAGGAGCATAAAATGGTTCAATCTAGGTACAGTTTGGTACTTCCTCTAAAAGTTAAATACAGAATTAGCATATGAcacagaaattccactcctaggtaacCTCCAAAATTAAAACAGGGACTCAGTTACTTGTAAgccaatatttatagcatttttcacaataatcaaaaagtggaaacaacccaagtgtccaacaaTAGATTtactgataaacaaaatgtggttatATACacgaatggaatattattcagccacaaaaaggaatgaagttccgacacatgctacaacatggatggaccttgaacaTATTATGCTAAATGTAATAAGCCAAGCACCAAAGTACAAATTTACGATTCCACTTCTCTGAAATACCTAGGAAAGGCAAATTTATATTTGATTAGAAATCGAGAAACCAAAAAGTAGATTAGAGGTTCCTAGGAGCTGGGGAAGTAGGCATGAGGAGGTTACTGCTTAATGGGAACAGTTTTagtttgagatgatgaaaaagaTTTGGAAATGGACAGTAGTAATGGCTGCACATAATTAATGCCACTCAGTGATACACTCGAAGtagttaaaatgacaaattttatgttttgtacaGGTAttttataacaacaacaaaggaaaacTAGAGTCCAGGAAATAGGTGATCAAAcaccaggggaaaaaaactcaCAGGATGATGACAGAGAGACGTTTCAGGACAAGAGCAGCAGCAGAATAGTAAGAAAATAGAGTGCTCTGGAAGTGGCAGTgtcagaaggaaaataacagaTCTGATAAACTGTCTGATGTAGGATTTGTGGAATTGACATCATCTTGAGAATCAGCCTGGGGCTTAAGTGTATcactttagtatttcttgcataTTGCTTCTTACCCACATCAGCTTCAATCAAGATTTAATAACTGTATTAACTGATTCCTTTGTCCACCtcaaaaactatttcaaaaaccATGCAAGACACAGAGGAAGTACAGTTCTTATGCATATGCAGTTGACACACTTACTGAGACAATCCAACTAGTTAGTAATCATGGGATgcccagaaaagataaaaataatcaaaacatcTAGGCTTCATTAACAGGGATGACTGCTTTGTTCTTAGCATTataaattcaaaaggaaagatgaaaagtgCTTTTTTAGAAAGCAATCTGACATATTTTACACCTATTACCTAAAGAGGTTCAGAAACTTCCTTGAAGTACTCCACTTATAATATTTCTTACGTAATATATTGTGAAAAACtctctaaaaattataaacagggtccaaaaatagaattattctCAACAGAAGGTAACATGTCAAGTAACACTATGCTATGATATTTCAAGATTCTGTAAACTTACCTGTTTAgacatattttctgaaaattttgccgatttttcttttaaaaatgtgacaaggTCTTTATAcatttcactttttctctcaTAATTAATTTCCCCCTCATCTTCTGTTTTGCCCTTTGGAAGAAAAAGTTTGGTGCAATTATTAATGTAGTAGCATTTGAACCTGATCAATACATCACAACCCAAGGCCAcatattgttttcttctctcgAGGATCCATGTGGCAGTTTTTATACATCAAAAATATGGGCAGAATTCTTCCTTCTTAAAGTTATCCATTTGTCcgtccatccactcatccacccatccatcatccataCATTATGCTTTTACTGAGTACCTCCTATATGCATGTAGGGCATTTTGCTAGTTAGCAAAGAATGGAGAGCTTCCTTCCCTCTGCACTCCTctaatgcaaaaaaacaaaacacacacaaaaaaaaaacattatgactTCAAGAGAATCTGATGAAGTCATAAAAGGTCCCAAGATTAGAATGCCACCATAGAAAAGCTTGTTTCCATTTGTCACACTCTGTTCTTGTTCTGTGTGTAAAGAGGTTGCTATGGGATTATTTTCTAGAGTTACAACCTCCATGTAAGCACCTGACACTCCAACCTTTTTCTCCAtacctctttctttttgtctctttcctttcctcacctATCCTAATAGAAAAGATTTGGCTCTGCCTTAaccaaatgtatatataaaaacccATAGTGTGCTTTTTATATATACgtaaccacacacatacacaaaacatcaTATACACCCATATAACTCAGGCGTGCCATGCATTTTGTCGTAATTATTGAATCATGTTCCTTATCTTTCATTCTTGAAATTGAGAGGAACACTTAGATATTTCCATATCAAATAAAGGTATATGTAGATTAGTAGCTCTTGATAGGAACAAAGTGTCCTTGCCCCACTCTAGAAGGTCAAAGTCTCTTATTTTCTGATTGGAAATTTCACTTTCTTAGAGTATCAAAACAAACCAAAGGCTAAATCATATTTAGCTCATCTCCCCCCTCTGTGCAGATATAATCTGAGAAGATCATGCTGAGAAGAAATGCACCATAAGGCAAGTCAGATGAGATGCTTGCTGGTCATCAAGAAAGTGGCACTCACATTTTGAAGCCAATCCAAACCAAGAGGTAGCAATTCTCCCAACAGTCCCCTGTGATGAGGAATCCCCACTAAGGATTTAGGTTCTCCCTGCAGATATTGCCTGTGAGGCCCCACATTACATTGAAGACACCAAGGGCAGGGTTGCCAAGGGGAAAGCTGACCACCTAGTAAGTTCAGTGAACAGGtatgagacaaaaaataaaatgtgttcatgTGGAAGATTCAGAAGGCCACCACCCTGCTTAGTGCTCAGGGGTGGGAATCTGGAATGCTGTGTTTCTCCCTAGTCAGCTTCAGTTAGCAGCAAGTAAAAGGAAGACTGTAaagctggaggagggagaaagggactGCTCCCAGCTCCTCGTCCCCTGTCCCCAGCAGTGAACCCTGGCAGTGGCAGCTGCTTCCAGTAGCAACAGTTGGTTCCAGTTCCCAGGGGTTTTTCCCTATGTTCCCAGAACCTGGCTCATTACAACTCCTTAGAATCCCATTACAAACCAACCAGGTCTCCCTCTTCCAAGGTCTGGGTCTCAGCTCTGCTGGTTCTGCAAAGATCCTCTCCTCTGAGCTCCTGAGGTACCAGCTCCTGGGCATTGTACTCCTCTGACATCTGGGTGCCAGTTTCATGAGACCCCCTGTGCTCCAGCATAGCCTGGAAGCGACCATTCCTCAGAGATATGGATCCCAGCTCTGTGGGAGTCCCCCCTCTGAACTCCCAAGGGACCATAACCAATGTAAGCAGGGTCCCCTCCTCAGAGGTCTAAGTCCCAGCTCTGCAAGGACATCTTCTGAGACCCTAAGGAACCAGCACAGCCTGGTGGTGCTCCCTCCCCAGACACATGGGTCCCAGCTTCTTGGGGGTGCTTCCTCCAAGCTCCCACATTTTAATTCCTTCCCTTTGTCCTCTCAACACTTAGGGCAAAAGCTATAGTTACTGCTTCTGTGTTACCTCAGCCACCTCTTATTTGCCCAAATACttgtataattaattaattaattaattaattaattaatcaatcagtGAACTGATCGTTACAgaggttttcattttataaagtggCGTGGGTTCCTTTGACGGTCATTTCTTAGAAGACTGATTTAATGACCTGCAATGGGGAACACCGAGGCTCATTCTGAAATGGTTTTGGATTTGCTCAGCAAACACATAGCAAAGGGATCTGCTTCAACCCAACAGAACAGAATCGCATTTTCTGTGGCCATCAGCATTCAGTCCTGGAGACATGCCTGCATTTACAGAGATGGAGCCAAGCACCAAAGACAACATGgttcttaaaaaattacttaCGCCATTTAAAAATACTCCTTCTGTACTACAAGTAACACACAGAGTTTCAACATCATGGGGTTTTACCAGCACGTAACAAATTTCCCCATGAATTTGTCTCCAAGGTGGGGCTCGACATCCATTTGAAAATTCATAATCTGAAACCAATTATCGATCAATTAAAAGgagctctgaaaaataaaatatgttatctttaaaaagaaataaatatgattacAGTTTTTTTCAAATACTCAATCCTAATGTAGCTATTGAAGCatttggaaataataattattttacataacaAAGCAAATCTGAGAATAATAGAAACCTGAAGTATAGTCAATAGATTCCAAGACAGTTTGTTCTCCTTTTCCTGAGAAATGTTTCAGCAGTTCTATATGGTTCTTAACAGTTGTTGGGTTTAAACAGATTTGTCTGAAATGAATgataagaaatgcattttaacacTCTAAAAGAGAATCtccagaaaacagatgaaaatataccattttagcaaggggggggggggctggtgggaggaggaatatcactttttataattaaaattgtagTCAAAttatacaacaacaaaaatgttgcAGTTAGTTTTAGCTGTGTTATAGCCTTACAACACTGTCAAGACATCAAGAAACCAGTGATTCATATTTAATGCAACATTAAATAAACTcgtttaaaaattcatttcatttcttagtGGTAATAGcataatactagaaaaaaaactacaaaaatgaaCAAGTTTTAAACCTTACAAAGTCTACATGATATTTGCATTACTATTTAACCATCTATTTAATTGTCTGAGGAGAGTGAAAATAAGGCCACTTCATGTCCTCAGAATCAGGTGAAACCCCATAGAAAGCTCTAGCAAAGCTAACAGtaaatctttacattttagaattagaaatatCCATGCAATACCCTAAAATCTACTGTTAAATCAATAACAACTCCTATaatttgtgtatgtttaaaaaaattctgaaagcattTTTTGTAACTAACttttagaggtttcttttttctaaaaagactCACAATGAAATACGTTTTAGAGAATGATTCAGTAGGTACAGATCCAGTTGCTTAAGCAGCATGCCAACCTTCATCTTTATCTCACTCTCAGGATCTTCATCTTTGGTAATTTTATCAAGAATATTTACTGTGGATGTGTCTTCTTTCACCGTGTTATAATCCAAACCCAGGATTTTTGTTACAGGATCTCTGTTAGCTgatcaaacaagtaaataaataaaaatgattctctTGTCTTCTgttgtaagaaaaataatgactaacAAGTCCTCTGAAGCCCACCCAAATGTGCTTCCTTCATTAAGCTTTCTCTCATGGACCCAATTTGAATTAATCTCAACTTCTCAGATTCTACTGCATTTAGGAACTTTCTTGTactccttgagattctctacctTGTACTGCagtatcatctatctatatcatatctctaataaaacaaagaacaagacattctttttttttctttttttttaattgactgtaGGGCATTGTCCAGCATGGTCATTCAATTAGTGTATCCAGAATTGATTTGAAGATAGAGAAATACTGGTCTCCTTAGAAGAATCATCActagaactgtgtgtgtgtacgtgtgtgtgtgtgtatgtaaccACTGAGGCTTAGTGTTCACAAATGCTTTCTTTCCAAAACAGCATGGTTTTCTCAGTCTAAAGATCTACCACCAGTCTTTTCCACCTGTTCAAagtgcttatattttctttctttttttttaatttttttttatttattcatgataggcacgcagtgaaagagagagagagagagagagagaggcagagggagaagcaggctccatgcactgggagcccgatgtgggattcgatcccgggtctccaggatcgcgccctgggccaaaggcaggcgccaaaccgctgcgccgcccagggatccctcaaaatgcttatattttcttttttttttttttaagaaatattcttttttttaatatttatttatttatttatttatttatttatttatttatttatttatgaatgatagacacacagtgagagagagagaggcagagacataggcagagggagaagcaggctccacgcaccgggagcccgacgtgggattcgatcccgggtctccaggatcgcgccctgggccaaaggcaggcgctaaaccgttgcgccacccagggatcccaatgcttATATTTTCAATGCCTTTTTATGTTCAAGTTGGAAAAACAAATCTGGCCAGTACTCACACACATACCAAAGTTACAGTGAAAAACTCCAATACTAATTCATGATCAAGGCTGACATAGGTGTGAAAGTAGACTCTAGAGATGGTTAAAACAGAATTTGGTGAAAGCCAAAGAACCATGTAGTTGCAAGTGAGGAAGAAGAGGGCAAAGCCATATTTGGAAAGGaggaatttaaataagatgaaatatatatgtatttgaacaagGAGGCCCATGGGACTAGTTCAGAAAGCTCCACCTGATTGAAATGAGAGAAGCACAGTGATGGCATTAACTCTGCAGTGGGAGATGGACTCTGGCACCAGGAAATAGCAGAAAAGGCTTAGGgcttcttagaaaaaaacacacaaggggaggggcagggaaaagAGATCTAGGAATCATCTACTTTTTGAGCATCTCAATCATCCTTACAGCAGTCATCTCATTAAGACTCATGGAAAAAGGTATTATATGAATTCTGGGGAAAGACACAAACCTGCCCCCCAAATTGCCCTGCACCATGGAATCTGGACCCAAAACTAAGAGTTGTACCTAGAGCTCTTACAGAAAGGACAAAATGCAGCAAAGGATACACATTTAGCCAAACTAGATATATAGCAGCCAGTCTATGTATTAAGTTCATGCACTAAGTTGAAATTAATGCTATTACCAACCTCCTTGAATTCAACTTTACTCTTAAGATTTCATTCCTCCTCAGCAGGGTAGCTATGaggtatagatagatagatagcctAATAATGAAGAGTAGGCAAGAGATAAGAAAAGGCTGCTGTCCTAAggttcacatctttttttaaaaaaatattttatttatttac includes these proteins:
- the LOC119868790 gene encoding armadillo repeat-containing protein 4-like isoform X2 produces the protein MGVALTRSAQWTAAGYGTRTLEITPLNEVILKEIAMFVESFIYKHPQEAKYVFVEPLEWKTNLDPSAFESGYIVSETTVKSEEVDKDGQPLLFLSVPHIKIRSLGQLSRLLLIAKDRKLKEAQACIKANRDPVTKILGLDYNTVKEDTSTVNILDKITKDEDPESEIKMKVGMLLKQLDLYLLNHSLKRISLQICLNPTTVKNHIELLKHFSGKGEQTVLESIDYTSDYEFSNGCRAPPWRQIHGEICYVLVKPHDVETLCVTCSTEGVFLNGGKTEDEGEINYERKSEMYKDLVTFLKEKSAKFSENMSKQVSLQNLEIS